A stretch of DNA from Tribolium castaneum strain GA2 chromosome 7, icTriCast1.1, whole genome shotgun sequence:
taaaaataaaaaccaaaaagttttcacattttttttaagttattaaaaactaGAAACGATGTTTGTTTGATGACTTTATTGGTATGAACGTCTTGAACAAGGTCTAACAGAcatattaattaagtttgaatgATCTGAAgtactacagggtgtttacaatttcttTTCAAACTTCTTAAACTTTCGAGCCTTTTATTTTGCGCACCgccgcatatttatcaaaacgctgggaatacagttgaagatacaaaaaaagtgtagaggacaaagttgtagagaattaaatttactataaaaaactCTGAATACTATGTTTCTATCTTttacagtttaggtataaattaattttccgttACTTAACCTTACTTAATCCGTCTTTAAACGCCATTAGgacctaaaccgttgacgttagagatatggtctcgctgacttttttaaagaagatttaattctctacaaattccttcctaacatttttcttgtatctataaccgtattcgcagcgttttgaaaaatacagaaggaagcgtaaattttaaattttaaaaattattttctaatgttTTTTATGCCAATTTTAGCcgtcagtttttctcaacCTGTTAAGAGCCCAAaactcaacatttctgcatttttttccaagtaattagttaATTGGTTGGATTTAAAACGATTGCCGAGACGGTaaaagcgccctcatttttactctgccgtactaATCCTTTGTGTTCAGAGAATCCTCCTAACTTGTAGTCCTCCGTAGTTTTAACTACATATTTCAAAGTGTTCGGTCTATGAGAGAATTCGCTGGATGtaaatagttaaaaattgcaattacaattgAAGCCTAAGTAATTATTTACTTCTGCacgtaattataattaattcttGACACCAGTGACCGCGAGTGACTCTCTTCAAACCACTCGATTTGCATAAATATGTTGCAAGTTGGttcaaactaaaaatacaaaaatgtgcGGCTGGCtaccagtttttgagcagcgCGCAAAGCGGTTAAACAGGATCTTGCAATAATTACTTCTCTTCTTCAGATACATCAAACGTGAATTTCCAGCCCAAGATGGCGCCGCGGCCGTGTACAGCATTCCCAAAACATTCCGAAAATCGGGGGAAAAACAGGCGAGTTTAGCCGAACAAGAAGTTTTCACCAAATTGACGAAATTCGGCCAAAACGccaaatttcgaaatttatggATGATTTTCTTCCATGGCACCTCATACGCTGGCCACTCTTTTCGAAATCAAAGAGTGGGCAAATTGATGATTCGCGAGCACGACTTTGTCGTTTTTGCCACTTTTAACGACTCCCGTTTTGTGACTTTGATCGAAGTTAAATCAACAAACGACAATAATCGGagcaatttagaaaaaacaagcgatgcgaaaataattaaaaacaacaaacgcTCGGCCCAGCACCAACTCCGCGACCACCTGGAGGTCCTCCAGAACATCCTCGGGGGGAACCCCCTGGAAAAAGGGGTCCAGAACTACGTCATGTGGCCCTTCTTGACCCCTTACACTCGCGACCCTAGACAACAAGTCACCAAACGGTGGAAGGAGGACCACAATTTGCACGTTTTCGAAGACACAATTTCAGATCAGAGCAAATTTGATCAGTGGTTTTATGATAATGTGCTCAGTGGAGCCAACGTTGATGAGGGTATTTTTACGAAACTTTTGAACAGGTTTGTGTGAATTTTTCGTTTGGTGCCTAATTGCTccagatttattattttgggtTGTGGGGCGTTTGTTGATGAGATTGATCGTGGGTTGGTGGCACTGCTGACACAGGAACAAATGGAGCTTTTGAGTGGGGAAGTTGGGAGAAGGGATAAGGTGCTGGTGGTTCATGGGGCTGCTGGGACTGGTAAAACAATGCTGGTTTTAAGGAAACTTCAGCAGCTTTACCACGATGGCAGACTTAATGAGCACAATCGGGCGCTGTATATCTGCTACTGGCCCGGAATTAGGTAATTCATCCAGGTTGcgttttatacagggtgattcaaaagtaccGAACAGTTTCTCGGGTGGTGATAAAGGACATCAAGCagtattaaaaaacattaaaaaaaaacaataaatgtcTTATGtacaaatcattaaaaaaacttgccataaaaaataaaataaaaaatacataaaaattaagtcgattaaaaaaatctgacttcatttttgtgcttaactGAACGTCTTTTAACACCATACGAGAGTTTgtccgacacttttgaatcaccctgtatgtttccaaaaaatttttttaagttgaatTTTATACAGGGCTGTCCGTATTTATGTAACAACATTTGAaatgatattattttaaataaaaactcattttcTATCTCACTGATAAGAATTAGAGGTATCACACTAATCTTCGGAATTATTTGACTATTAATACAGGCtgatgcttttttaaaaacttttaatgcagctagaacttttaaaattttgggcATAACCCAATTCGACCATTGTGagttcaattaaattattttcaaaattaaagaatgCCGGAACTACGAGAAAAGATAACCAccacaagaaataaaaataaacaataaaaataagttttttacatttttttcaaaaactgtaagggCATGTTGATAAAAGTAATCCTATAGATTGATGTACAATCTATTGCAGaagccgttaagaaaataagtcatatcatttaaaaaatctgagttATAGCCATTTGCGAACATTTCAccaaaaatcatactagccttgaaatttgacagttgacaatcttTGGACCTACCTACGAATCTTTAGTTATcagatgtaaaaaaaatattcatttataTCAAAGGGTTCAAGCATTCAAGAGCTGTGATGTTTTCAACTAACACCTGCCAATGTAGGCTCTAAAAGAAACACCTTGTATTGTAAAAACTGATTTCCAGGTGCAGCCTTTCCgggaaatatttttagtgttttttttattatttttatttttattttatttttttttatatttaaataagcACTATTTTATAGATTATTCTTTATGTTCAAATGTTGGTGCATAAATACGAATAGCCCTGTATAAAAAACTCCTTCTATAAGTtgcattttattgaaaaaaatctgggAAATATTCCCAGTACATACAAAATCTGACAGTGCAGATTTTCTGACTGCACATCATTCAAtcttgccaacttaatttcaatatCACTGGCTACTACGatctgaattttatttatgttttcatACATATTTAAAGGTTAATAAATTTACACACctttatatttcttttaatatttttgtggaATTCATctgattaattttgtattaaaatttttatccaatgaatttttctattaaaaaaatatgaaaaactcTATATAAATAACCTTTCAAGTTGCatttgacttaaaaaaaaatggaaatatagACAGGAGAACAGGAGATATGAAAGTTAACCTAATCCATAttaatatatattattatatatttatatataatattagatatattaataataatataaaatatattatgCCAACTTGATTTCACAAACCTAGGTCACTTTGATCAGAAGTTCATTAatgttatagtttttttaatttcattttaatttaccacacaaaaaatgtacaaaacaCTTTCAGGTACGACATGGAGCTGAAAATGGAGGCCTTGGGCATACGCAAGTACGTCGACACGACCCGATTTTACATCTCCCTGTCtgactttttcaaaaacaacCAAAACGCCTACAAACATGTGTTTATGGACGAAGCTGAGGCCATTTGCCTGGCCCTAGATGGCGCCATTATCGGAAACACCCTCAGCGCCATCTATCGGTGTTATCACGCCGGGAACTGCAGCCTTAAGTCTTGTCCGAATGCAATACTGCATTCGGATaacattttagaaaaactaCAAAGCCATGATGGCACAAACTGGGGGGAGTTATGGTTCATGGTTGACATAAACCAAGCCTCCCTTTTCCTCCCCAAACACTCGCCACAAATCCTCAAAACGCCGTCTTTGATTTTAAGCAAAGTCATGCGTTCGACTGGGTTTATTTTCGAAGTGTTTAGACAATTCTACAGTGTTCCTATGCCCCTCCTACCGAAGGAAATTCTACAAAATGTCAATATACCCGAAATTACGATTGGACACCATGTTTGGGGGCCTCCAGTATACTGGGTGGACTCCCAAAACAACATTGATAAAATGATAGCCCGAGTTATTATAGATTTGTGTTCGAGTAAAGGGATCAAAGCACACGATTTGTGTGTGATTCCGTTTTTAGTCAACGAAAAACTAATTCCTGAAAGTATCAATAAATACATTGATGCggaatttgttgaaaatagTTTTAGACCAAATGCGGTCCGCGATGTTGAACTGTTTTTGAAACACAGGGAGATTAATCAGTTTTTGATCGCGTGGGCTTTGAGAGTCAAAGGGCTGGAATTTAAGGTCGTTATTATGGCTGTTGATGAAGATGATTTTGATTATAAGGACGCAGAAGACCGGAAGAAGGCCTACATTATGGCGTCAAGATGCACCTCTTTGCTGATTGTGGTCAGTAATGAGAAAATTAGGAACAGTCTGGATCTAGATGGCTCTTTCCAAAAATATCCGTTTTGTACTAACTTATAAATAaccaaaatatataaaaatgatatatataaatatttaatttttttttcaaaaaagtttgaaaaatatgagacgaagcgcaaattttaaatagtttttttcccatgtttgttataaaaacCTTAGTGATCACTTTTTCCCAGTCTGTTAATagtgcaaagctcaacatttctgcatttttccAAGCAATTAATGAATTGGttggaattaaattaatttaaaacgctttGTGATACGCCACTGGTAAGAACAACCCGACTGACAGCATTCTGACAGATAATTGTGAGGTTATGTCatcaaatttccaaaaaaacgttttatttgcacAAGTAATTACATAACTCGGCACTTTGACCATAAATACCACAATTACTGGCAATATCTAACATTTGAGAAATAGTTGAGTCATGGCAGGTCGTGTTTTAGAGGCCAAGGGCCTCATGAATTTTATCCGAAATAGCAAAGGTTTCGACAAAGTTTTGGAAAAAGTGGGTGCAAAAACTGATTAAGGACCGAATAATGTGCGTTTGTAGGTAAAAATACTCTCTCTAGGTGGTGGCAAATGCTCGGCAGAATTCAAAGTTGACGAAAGTCATACCAATCCCATGGGCGGGTTACATGGGGGGTTTTCGGCAACTTTAGTCGATTGTATTTCAACGTATGCACTCATGTCGAAAGTTGAGGTACCTAACGTCTCGGTTGATATTCATATGAggcaagaaataataataatttttttgtaataattaatttctccATTTTTTGCAGTTATTTAAAAGGAGCGAAAATTGGAGATGACGTTCTAATTGACGCAAGTGTACTCAAAACTGGCAAAAGTCTCGCATTTCTTGAAGTTgagcttaaaaataaagaaagtggCGATGTGCTGGTTAAAGGGTCACatacgaaatttttaatgcgATGATTCTGTATTTTGGGTTGAATCTGTCTAGTCATTTTCAAGGTTTTGTTATCTTGTACACATTTTTGTTATCAGATAAATAAACTCTTTGAATCATTGAAGTGTAGTGTTTTATTGAATGAACATGCTTTTACCGATTTTATACGCCGTCTCTACCTTGGTAacaaaaatcgtttaaatatatatttttttaattatttttgatgtttCTATAAACCTCCAGCGGATTTCGTAAATACcaaaatataaaacataaatacaaaaaaaaacaaccacctcttataaaataaagcaggaacaaaaaaattaacctcTTGGTATAAAActcaataatttttgtaacttatactttttattttatttattttttgatttttttgaattgttttttgaaatttgtttttatacttaaaaatattggttatcaaaaattaacaaatgaCGTCATAAATGTCAGTATGGTGTCAAAATTTAggtattattaaaagtttcagaCAAATCATTgttagttaaattattttggaagttttgaaatatatttttttaatttgatatatcaaaaattatactgatttatttttgtcatatTACTTTTTAGGACGCTCTTGCTTTTGCATTGGTCATAACTACGATAAATCCCTATGCCTTTTCATTAGGAGGAACCCAATTTTATTTAGGAGTTTTAGGCTCACTAGCAGCCTTAATTAACCTATTTTGGAACCCTATTGTGgtaagttaaataataattatgcgacaaaaattaattatttcaaggGGAGTTTAAGTGACAGTCTTGGACGCAAAAAAATCCTCCTACTATGCCTCGCCTTTGTCTTCGTTGGAAATTTACTAGCGACACTATTTTCGTCCCTAACTGTACTTTTCATCTCGCGGATTTTATCAAGTAGGCggtaaacttaaaattaaacaaaataagatTAAATTTTAGCATTTGGGACCCAAATCGCAATCCTGATCAAGTCGCTCCTTGacgacaaaatcaaaacaaaagaaaccaaaatggCAGCGATATATCGAATGCAAGCGATAGGCGGCATTGCTTTCATTTCCGGCGCCCTGATTGGTGGGCATTTGAGTGAGCATGCCAACGGTTTCAGGATCACATTTGCCTTGATATCTACCATGGTTGCGGTTAATTTCGGTATAACcggttttcaaattttggcGCCAAATAGCACTTTATTTCAGCATTGATTTGCCTGATCCCAGACGTCCACACCACAGAAAAAAAAGCAGTGCCAACACTGCAAATTGCAACGGAACTGAAAAACGCTGCTGCCAACCTAACCAAAGTTAACTGGCCGAAATATTGGGACTTGTTCACTATGAAACTAATCGTTGATTTTGTAATGAACGTAATGCAGTTCAATTTGGGTCTGATTTTGCAGCAACGTTTCGGCGTCAGTGGAAAACTCTTCGGTTACGTTTTCGCTATAGCGAGTGTTGTGTCAATTGCTACGAGTCTAGCGATGAGCAAAGCGCAGAAATCTTTGTATAAAAATGATATTTCTGGGTTACAGAGACTAAAACATGGATTTTTGCTCCTAATGTTGGCTTGTTTGGGGCTCGGTTTGAGCCccaatgtaattttattttgtttgtttcttaTGCCAACGTCTGTGACCAGAGTTTTGTTCGAGTCGACTTTTACCGAGATTATTTTGGCAAGGGCTTCGCCCCAGGAAAAGGGGAGTATTATGGGGACGTTCGAGACGACGCTGTCTCTAGGGGGGCTCACTGCGCCCCTGATTTCAGGGATTGTGTCCGATTTTTGGGGCGAAATGTACTGTATTTTAATGTGTGCGGTGCCCCTTGTGTTGGGAAcaggtttaatttatttgcagAAGAGCAAAACGCAATAGTTGTATCAACAActtaactttttattaaacaattttaaataaaacaagtgtTTTAATTACCCGGCACTGCGTTCCAAGGCCTTGATCCGGTCGGCTTCTTGTTTggctttgattttttgaatggCATCGAGGAATTCTCGTTGTTGGGTGGTGTTTTCAGGGGGGTAGAGCTCCCGTTTTGTCTTCACGACCCATTCTTCGAATAATTCCGGTTGGTTGAAGTAATGAAACATTGCCACCGGGAAGGTTATATAAAGGGCCATTTTTCCAATTTCGAGACGCCAACTGCCCATTGTGGCTATTATTCGTGGTTTTTGCGAAGAAAATATGCACAAAAAGTGGGGTTAAGTAGCTTTACGTCAAAATTGGAGGAAACTGCCATAGGCGACTCCGACTCGTcggtaaaattgtaaaacaaagagcgtattattggttgcatataaTATTAACTGTAATAACTCAAATCGGTAATATAGCGATCTATTCTTGACCCTGCAGAAGGATTAGATCTGAGATGAGATGCTTATGAAATCTCATCATTAATTAATGatgattattaataaattattattattattatttataaattattatgaaGTAtgaagaattaataaaaatgttgcttGGGTGTTTAGTcgtaaaccaaaaaaacagtGCTTCCAAAGGCCACTACAACTTCccataaatgtcaaaaatgacattattttttgcaatttctgagaatttaaacaTAGTTTTAGATTAAGGTCAAGTTTTtcgttcattttttttaaataaataaaaaaaacaacacattTAGTCAAAACTGACGAGAA
This window harbors:
- the LOC660523 gene encoding protein PET100 homolog, mitochondrial gives rise to the protein MGSWRLEIGKMALYITFPVAMFHYFNQPELFEEWVVKTKRELYPPENTTQQREFLDAIQKIKAKQEADRIKALERSAG
- the LOC103314417 gene encoding acyl-coenzyme A thioesterase 13, translated to MAGRVLEAKGLMNFIRNSKGFDKVLEKVKILSLGGGKCSAEFKVDESHTNPMGGLHGGFSATLVDCISTYALMSKVEVPNVSVDIHMSYLKGAKIGDDVLIDASVLKTGKSLAFLEVELKNKESGDVLVKGSHTKFLMR
- the LOC103314418 gene encoding uncharacterized protein LOC103314418 isoform X2, which codes for MVGTNEELGPDDDDPKLRIYLPSQDSGVDSTEYLNRYIKREFPAQDGAAAVYSIPKTFRKSGEKQASLAEQEVFTKLTKFGQNAKFRNLWMIFFHGTSYAGHSFRNQRVGKLMIREHDFVVFATFNDSRFVTLIEVKSTNDNNRSNLEKTSDAKIIKNNKRSAQHQLRDHLEVLQNILGGNPLEKGVQNYVMWPFLTPYTRDPRQQVTKRWKEDHNLHVFEDTISDQSKFDQWFYDNVLSGANVDEGIFTKLLNRYDMELKMEALGIRKYVDTTRFYISLSDFFKNNQNAYKHVFMDEAEAICLALDGAIIGNTLSAIYRCYHAGNCSLKSCPNAILHSDNILEKLQSHDGTNWGELWFMVDINQASLFLPKHSPQILKTPSLILSKVMRSTGFIFEVFRQFYSVPMPLLPKEILQNVNIPEITIGHHVWGPPVYWVDSQNNIDKMIARVIIDLCSSKGIKAHDLCVIPFLVNEKLIPESINKYIDAEFVENSFRPNAVRDVELFLKHREINQFLIAWALRVKGLEFKVVIMAVDEDDFDYKDAEDRKKAYIMASRCTSLLIVVSNEKIRNSLDLDGSFQKYPFCTNL
- the LOC103314418 gene encoding uncharacterized protein LOC103314418 isoform X1; this encodes MVGTNEELGPDDDDPKLRIYLPSQDSGVDSTEYLNRYIKREFPAQDGAAAVYSIPKTFRKSGEKQASLAEQEVFTKLTKFGQNAKFRNLWMIFFHGTSYAGHSFRNQRVGKLMIREHDFVVFATFNDSRFVTLIEVKSTNDNNRSNLEKTSDAKIIKNNKRSAQHQLRDHLEVLQNILGGNPLEKGVQNYVMWPFLTPYTRDPRQQVTKRWKEDHNLHVFEDTISDQSKFDQWFYDNVLSGANVDEGIFTKLLNRFIILGCGAFVDEIDRGLVALLTQEQMELLSGEVGRRDKVLVVHGAAGTGKTMLVLRKLQQLYHDGRLNEHNRALYICYWPGIRYDMELKMEALGIRKYVDTTRFYISLSDFFKNNQNAYKHVFMDEAEAICLALDGAIIGNTLSAIYRCYHAGNCSLKSCPNAILHSDNILEKLQSHDGTNWGELWFMVDINQASLFLPKHSPQILKTPSLILSKVMRSTGFIFEVFRQFYSVPMPLLPKEILQNVNIPEITIGHHVWGPPVYWVDSQNNIDKMIARVIIDLCSSKGIKAHDLCVIPFLVNEKLIPESINKYIDAEFVENSFRPNAVRDVELFLKHREINQFLIAWALRVKGLEFKVVIMAVDEDDFDYKDAEDRKKAYIMASRCTSLLIVVSNEKIRNSLDLDGSFQKYPFCTNL
- the LOC103314416 gene encoding major facilitator superfamily domain-containing protein 9 is translated as MNMLLPILYAVSTLDALAFALVITTINPYAFSLGGTQFYLGVLGSLAALINLFWNPIVGSLSDSLGRKKILLLCLAFVFVGNLLATLFSSLTVLFISRILSTFGTQIAILIKSLLDDKIKTKETKMAAIYRMQAIGGIAFISGALIGGHLSEHANGFRITFALISTMVAVNFALICLIPDVHTTEKKAVPTLQIATELKNAAANLTKVNWPKYWDLFTMKLIVDFVMNVMQFNLGLILQQRFGVSGKLFGYVFAIASVVSIATSLAMSKAQKSLYKNDISGLQRLKHGFLLLMLACLGLGLSPNVILFCLFLMPTSVTRVLFESTFTEIILARASPQEKGSIMGTFETTLSLGGLTAPLISGIVSDFWGEMYCILMCAVPLVLGTGLIYLQKSKTQ